The Biomphalaria glabrata chromosome 7, xgBioGlab47.1, whole genome shotgun sequence region ACGCGTCTGGTAATTTAGCCTCTAAACTCTATCATTGTaaatccattttgtatgcactcattgtaaaaaagctcagcactttaagagTTAATGACACGAAGTTCTTGATTCTGTTATCAGTGAACGGACAATAATGGCCAACTCTTCTTGCATTGGACAATGTGAAATGATCGGTGACCAAGAAACTTGGCTTGTCATGAAAGTTCTCATGTTTGGTGTGACTccttttgtttgtatgtttgggATCGTTGGAAATGTCCTCAGCATGGTGGTCTTAGTAAAACACGgattaaataaatgttcaaacataATTTTGGTAGCTTTGGCTTTTTCGGATGTCACGTATCTGATTTCTTTTAACAGCGTACCAAAAACTTTGTATGAAGCTGTATGGAACAGAGAGTATGTAGGCTATTCGAAGACAAGTTGTGATGTTTTGTTTGTGCTATTTAGTTTCTTCACTTTGCTGGACTACGCCTTTGGATTAATGGGAATGACTCTGCCTATTCTAATCACTGCCGAGAGGCTAGTGGTTATTTTCTTACCTTTGAAATTTAATCGCGTGATAACGCCTATAAGGACATGGCTAGCTGTTGGGGGAGTTGCTGTTTATTGGCTTTCCATAATCTTCTACAGCAGTTTTTGGCAGAGATTAGAGTTTGGCTTCGACAACATTACAAATAAGTCAATCGCGCTTATTAAACGATCTGCATTCTATTATGATAATCCATATTCCGTTTTGATTATAGAGAACTTATTTACCTACTCGGCCATGGTGGCCCCACCAATTTTCACGGTGGCCGGTTCTTTGGTGATCTCAGTTCGAATTCAAATGATTTCATCAAAACGAAAGAGCTTGACTTCAACCATTCGCTCGACCAACCAAACCACAAAGACACTTCTTGCTGTCAATGCCGTCTACTGCTTCACCGCTGTAGTTATGTCACTGCCGTTGTATATACCAGAGTACGCCTCCTACTCACTTACGGACGAGAAGCCGTCCAACATCGGCAGAATATCTTATCAGTTGCAGAACATAGCGGTCTGTTTGAATAGCTCCAGTAACTTTGTGGTCTATGTggtttttaactcaaagttTAGAGACACTCTCAAAGGCTTTTTTCAATGGTGTGAAGCAAAGTAATGGTAGTACTAAAAGTCATTACATCAAGTTTCTCtgtctgtccctctgtctgtccctctgtctgtccctctgtctgtccctctgtctgtctcacaATTTAttactcccacacccattctcgaatcaagatgaaactttgtacacatagacatgaatcaatattttttagaaCCAATTAGCCAATTAACtactggcaattaattattttgttagatagCTACAAGATAAATgtatacttcagtattcacagatatggcttaatatgtagggtttggtccctttatatatatctatatttggCTTAGAGAACGTAATAAGGatcttgaaatgaaataattacaaaagATGTAGATTACTGTACAAGTACAACAACAACCATTCCCACCATCCGTTCATTCTCGCTCAAGTTGGTTAATTGAACATGATACAATTTTAATTGCTATTGAATAAACAGTTGGGAATggtctttttaatttattgcaaTACATATAAATGGTATGGAATAGTTTTTATATAGAGTTGCCGTTAATACTTAGGTTGGCCAATGTTATTCGTAAAGATGGTCTATGTTATTCACAAATATAGTCAATGTTCATCTATGTTATTCATAAAGCTCGCTTATGTTAGGCGGTGTAGGTCTTTGTTAGGTCATGTTAGTTTCTGTTATTCATAAAGGTCGCTAATGCTAGGTGGTGAAGGTCTATGTTAGGTCATGTTAGTTTTTGTTATTCATAAAGCTCGCTTATGTTAGGTGGTGTAGGTCTATGTTAGGTCATGTTATATTCTGTTATTCATAAAGCTCGCTTATGTTAGGTGGTGTAGGTCTTTGTTAGGTCATGTTAGTTTATGTTATTCATAAAGCTCGCTTATGTTAGGTGATGTAGGtctatattaactctttctctccgtaaattatttaccacattctggtggaatcaacgctggtatcgtcagttaggagagaaagagttaagttatgCTGGGCTATGTTATTCATAAAAATGGTCGAATGGGTATGATCATGTTTGGGATGGCGTATTTACATACGGCCGCCATCATAGCAACAGCTACTAGGGAGCCAATTGTTGCCAGATGGATTTTGTtggaaaaatgaaataaataaaatgagctATAGTTGTCTGCCAACTATTACACAAATCAAAtcttaatacatttaaatagcGCTAGGGAATGTAAACCTATTTATTTCAATAGAAAATAGATGTACATTTCACTAGTGTGAATCTATATTATTTCtcaatattttttatgtgtTGGTGtagattaaatttgtaaagGATACAGTGTTTTGTGTTCTATTGAATCTgacaaattttagtaaaatataaaaaatcggTAACTAgagttgttgtattttttttcttatggaagttcatttttttattttgctgatgcattatttcattatgtgtgtgtgtggtattattaaataaatgtataatttttttttatagagtacCGGTACAGTATAGTAACTTCAAATAcatatttatctatatctatctatatataggctatgtatatatatgtgtgtgtgtgtgtgtgtgtgtgtgtgcgtgcgcgtgtgtattttatttgaaattattgagagttaaaaaatacttcttatTAATGGTAGTAAGACATTAGCTCCACCACCCCCCTTCCCCCTCCTTCCCCCTCCTTTCTCATTCCAGACAGGGGACCAGACAAAGGTAGATTTACCGGTACCAACATTTTAgtacattttagttttgaaaacaattttaagGCGGTAGAGGAGACAAGTGCAAGCTGATACAGTACCACTAAATCTTAAAATCCGTGAATGTGCACATTACTTAGCT contains the following coding sequences:
- the LOC106060024 gene encoding uncharacterized protein LOC106060024; its protein translation is MGLTLPMIITVERLVVIFLPMSFDRVITPTRTWLAVVGVAVYWLSIFSYTSFWQVLEFDVDNMTKNLFTYSAMVAPPIFTVAGSLVISVRIQMISSKRKSLTSTIRSTNQTTKTLLAVNAVYCFTAVVMSLPLYIPEYASYSLTDEKPSNIGRISYQLQNIAVCLNSSSNFVVYVVFNSKFRDTLKGFFQWCEAK